A window from Primulina huaijiensis isolate GDHJ02 chromosome 11, ASM1229523v2, whole genome shotgun sequence encodes these proteins:
- the LOC140988547 gene encoding BAG-associated GRAM protein 1-like isoform X1: MVSAYLYGISCMKFNIVNDFICSYSSMVPGSRNPMWGEEFNFSIDELHVEVIIPFGDVDEEKEQSALRAHSSSIRGSRRHSKVFEESMAKTKKFQPFIKEECLSGIYNEVFPCTAEQFFKFLLDDGSTFIHEYRSVRKDSNLVMGQWHAADEYDGQVREITFRTLCNSPMCPPDTAMTEWQHAVLSADNKALVFETVQQAHDVPFGSYFEVHCRWSLETNSKSLCTLDIKVGAHFKKWCIMQSKIKAGAINEYKKEVDVMLEVARSYIKLKTSVPEIENIASSSAVSQETT; this comes from the exons ATGGTTTCCGCATACCTTTATGGCATCTCGTGCATGAAGTTTAATAtagttaatgattttatttgttCTTATAGTTCAATGGTACCTGGATCTAGAAATCCCATGTGGGGAGAGGAGTTCAATTTCTCCATCGATGAGCTTCACGTGGAG GTAATTATACCTTTTGGAGACGTAGACGAG GAAAAGGAACAATCTGCATTGCGTGCTCATAGTAGCTCTATCAGAGGCAGCAGAAGACATTCTAAAGTTTTTGAGGAAAGCATGGCCAAGACCAAAAAGTTTCAGCCATTCATCAAAGAGGAATGTCTTTCTGGAATATACAAT GAAGTTTTTCCCTGCACAGCTGAGCAATTTTTCAAGTTTCTGCTAGATGATGGTTCGACTTTCATACATGAGTACCGATCTGTCCGAAAGGATTCTAATCTCGTT ATGGGTCAGTGGCATGCTGCCGATGAATATGATGGTCAAGTCAGAGAAATTACATTCAGAACCTTGTGTAATAGCCCAATGTGCCCTCCAGATACAGCAATGACCGAGTGGCAGCATGCTGTCTTGTCAGCAGATAACAAAGCTCTG GTGTTTGAGACTGTACAACAGGCCCATGATGTTCCATTTGGATCATATTTCGAG GTCCACTGTAGATGGTCCTTAGAGACGAACTCCAAGTCTTTATGCACCTTGGATATTAAAGTTG GTGCACATTTCAAAAAAtggtgtataatgcaatccaagATAAAAGCAGGAGCTATTAATgag TATAAGAAAGAGGTGGATGTAATGTTAGAAGTAGCTCGTTCATACATCAAATTGAAGACGTCGGTTCCTGAGATAGAAAATATCGCCTCGTCTTCTGCTGTTAGCCAAGAAACTACTTGA
- the LOC140988547 gene encoding BAG-associated GRAM protein 1-like isoform X2, whose translation MYISTWHICFHSNIFSKQTKLSFVGNFQAVLFVIIPFGDVDEEKEQSALRAHSSSIRGSRRHSKVFEESMAKTKKFQPFIKEECLSGIYNEVFPCTAEQFFKFLLDDGSTFIHEYRSVRKDSNLVMGQWHAADEYDGQVREITFRTLCNSPMCPPDTAMTEWQHAVLSADNKALVFETVQQAHDVPFGSYFEVHCRWSLETNSKSLCTLDIKVGAHFKKWCIMQSKIKAGAINEYKKEVDVMLEVARSYIKLKTSVPEIENIASSSAVSQETT comes from the exons ATGTATATATCAACATGGCACATCTGCTTCCACTCTAACATTTTCTCAAAGCAAACGAAGCTCAGTTTCGTTGGAAACTTTCAAGCAGTTCTCTTT GTAATTATACCTTTTGGAGACGTAGACGAG GAAAAGGAACAATCTGCATTGCGTGCTCATAGTAGCTCTATCAGAGGCAGCAGAAGACATTCTAAAGTTTTTGAGGAAAGCATGGCCAAGACCAAAAAGTTTCAGCCATTCATCAAAGAGGAATGTCTTTCTGGAATATACAAT GAAGTTTTTCCCTGCACAGCTGAGCAATTTTTCAAGTTTCTGCTAGATGATGGTTCGACTTTCATACATGAGTACCGATCTGTCCGAAAGGATTCTAATCTCGTT ATGGGTCAGTGGCATGCTGCCGATGAATATGATGGTCAAGTCAGAGAAATTACATTCAGAACCTTGTGTAATAGCCCAATGTGCCCTCCAGATACAGCAATGACCGAGTGGCAGCATGCTGTCTTGTCAGCAGATAACAAAGCTCTG GTGTTTGAGACTGTACAACAGGCCCATGATGTTCCATTTGGATCATATTTCGAG GTCCACTGTAGATGGTCCTTAGAGACGAACTCCAAGTCTTTATGCACCTTGGATATTAAAGTTG GTGCACATTTCAAAAAAtggtgtataatgcaatccaagATAAAAGCAGGAGCTATTAATgag TATAAGAAAGAGGTGGATGTAATGTTAGAAGTAGCTCGTTCATACATCAAATTGAAGACGTCGGTTCCTGAGATAGAAAATATCGCCTCGTCTTCTGCTGTTAGCCAAGAAACTACTTGA
- the LOC140988729 gene encoding LOW QUALITY PROTEIN: integrin-linked protein kinase 1-like (The sequence of the model RefSeq protein was modified relative to this genomic sequence to represent the inferred CDS: inserted 1 base in 1 codon) yields MDKATQLKSGISCQFSTGSLRKSEKFTFQRQNSLDPNRKNFRFSFGRQSSLDPIRRSALEDDCGDEDGFAVPENLDSTMQLLFLASRGDVKGVQDLLDEGVDVNNIDLDGRTALHIAACEGHVEVVKLLLSRRTNIDAHDRWGSTAATDAKYYGNVELYNILKARGAKVPKTRKTPITVANHREVPEYELNPMDIQIRKSDGISKGSYQVAKWNGTKVSVKILDKDSYIAPECINAFKHEXVRHPNVVQFVGAVTQNLPMMIVLEHHSRGDLGSYLQKKGRLSPSKALGFALEIARGMNYLHESKPEPIIHCDLTPK; encoded by the exons ATGGACAAGGCCACGCAGTTGAAGAGCGGGATCTCCTGCCAGTTCTCAACGGGTTCCTTGAGGAAGAGCGAGAAATTCACTTTCCAGCGGCAGAATTCACTCGACCCGAATCGGAAGAATTTCCGGTTCAGCTTCGGGCGGCAATCTTCGTTGGACCCCATTCGGAGAAGTGCGTTGGAGGATGACTGCGGCGACGAAGATGGGTTCGCCGTGCCGGAGAATCTAGATTCGACAATGCAGCTGCTTTTCCTGGCCAGCAGAGGGGATGTGAAAGGGGTCCAGGATTTGCTTGATGAAGGGGTTGACGTAAATAACATTGATTTGGATGGCAGGACTGCTCTGCATATTGCTGCATGTGAAGGCCATGTTGAAGTTGTGAAGCTTTTGTTGAGTAGAAGAACCAATATCGATGCCCATGATAGGTGGGGTAGCACG GCTGCTACTGATGCCAAATATTACGGGAACGTTGAATTATATAACATATTGAAGGCCCGTGGGGCCAAAGTTCCT AAAACCAGGAAAACGCCGATAACAGTGGCAAATCATCGTGAGGTTCCAGAGTACGAGCTCAATCCAATGGACATTCAGATACGAAAAAGCGACGGCATCTCGAAG GGATCATATCAAGTTGCTAAATGGAATGGCACAAAAGTTTCAGTAAAGATCCTTGACAAGGATAGCTATATAGCCCCTGAATGCAT AAATGCTTTCAAACATG TGGTCAGACATCCCAATGTGGTTCAATTTGTTGGTGCTGTCACCCAAAATCTACCAATGATGATCGTTTTGGAGCATCACTCAAGA GGAGACCTAGGTAGTTACCTTCAGAAGAAAGGACGTCTGTCTCCATCTAAAGCACTGGGATTCGCACTTGAAATTGCTAG GGGAATGAATTATCTTCATGAGAGCAAGCCTGAGCCAATCATCCATTGTGATTTAACACCAAA ATGA
- the LOC140987787 gene encoding uncharacterized protein isoform X2, with amino-acid sequence MGKNQAYKAMQRSRLGSSSAAPDEVEDGMVDGSFHSPEWHAARLASLKTSHTITWEEYKKKQKEEEVRKGEVEADKDRMMREYRAQLDAERAGKLAHGKNHSSSRSRRKKDKDRDLKKCSSKKRKHSRLSDYSSGSDSETSSSGDDERESKRSKSRLKRRKKEKKHVSSKSKHSSSENEDADGPLPLSRFFGNHKS; translated from the exons ATGGGGAAAAATCAAGCATACAAAGCGATGCAGAGATCTCGGCTCGGCTCAAGCTCAGCCGCCCCGGATGAGGTTGAAGATGGCATG GTGGATGGTTCTTTTCATTCACCAGAATGGCATGCTGCTCGTTTGGCAAGTCTAAAGACTTCTCATACAATTACATGGGAGGAGTACAAGAAGAAGCAAAAG GAAGAAGAAGTGAGAAAGGGGGAGGTGGAAGCTGATAAAGATCGGATGATGAGAGAGTACAGGGCTCAGCTAGATGCTGAAAGGGCTGGCAAACTTGCTCATGGAAAAAACCACTCTAGCAGCAGATCCAGACGCAAAAAAG ATAAGGACAGAGATTTAAAGAAATGCAGCAGCAAGAAGCGAAAG CATTCAAGGCTATCTGATTATAGCTCTGGCTCGGATTCGGAAACTTCAAGCAGTGGTGATGATGAGAGGGAGTCAAAAAGATCTAAATCAAGGTTGAAGAGaaggaagaaagaaaaaaagcaTGTGTCGTCGAAATCCAAGCACTCAAGCAGCGAGAATGAAGACGCTGATGGCCCTTTACCACTTTCTAGATTTTTTGGGAACCACAAAAGCTGA
- the LOC140987787 gene encoding uncharacterized protein isoform X1: MGKNQAYKAMQRSRLGSSSAAPDEVEDGMVDGSFHSPEWHAARLASLKTSHTITWEEYKKKQKEEEVRKGEVEADKDRMMREYRAQLDAERAGKLAHGKNHSSSRSRRKKADKDRDLKKCSSKKRKHSRLSDYSSGSDSETSSSGDDERESKRSKSRLKRRKKEKKHVSSKSKHSSSENEDADGPLPLSRFFGNHKS, encoded by the exons ATGGGGAAAAATCAAGCATACAAAGCGATGCAGAGATCTCGGCTCGGCTCAAGCTCAGCCGCCCCGGATGAGGTTGAAGATGGCATG GTGGATGGTTCTTTTCATTCACCAGAATGGCATGCTGCTCGTTTGGCAAGTCTAAAGACTTCTCATACAATTACATGGGAGGAGTACAAGAAGAAGCAAAAG GAAGAAGAAGTGAGAAAGGGGGAGGTGGAAGCTGATAAAGATCGGATGATGAGAGAGTACAGGGCTCAGCTAGATGCTGAAAGGGCTGGCAAACTTGCTCATGGAAAAAACCACTCTAGCAGCAGATCCAGACGCAAAAAAG CAGATAAGGACAGAGATTTAAAGAAATGCAGCAGCAAGAAGCGAAAG CATTCAAGGCTATCTGATTATAGCTCTGGCTCGGATTCGGAAACTTCAAGCAGTGGTGATGATGAGAGGGAGTCAAAAAGATCTAAATCAAGGTTGAAGAGaaggaagaaagaaaaaaagcaTGTGTCGTCGAAATCCAAGCACTCAAGCAGCGAGAATGAAGACGCTGATGGCCCTTTACCACTTTCTAGATTTTTTGGGAACCACAAAAGCTGA
- the LOC140987787 gene encoding uncharacterized protein isoform X3, giving the protein MPKQDKMATRSIYMCYSTFRFICSIIFNSRPEEEVRKGEVEADKDRMMREYRAQLDAERAGKLAHGKNHSSSRSRRKKADKDRDLKKCSSKKRKHSRLSDYSSGSDSETSSSGDDERESKRSKSRLKRRKKEKKHVSSKSKHSSSENEDADGPLPLSRFFGNHKS; this is encoded by the exons ATGCCCAAACAAGATAAGATGGCCACTAGATCTATTTATATGTGTTACTCAACCTTCCGATTCATCTGTTCCATTATCTTCAATTCAAGACCA GAAGAAGAAGTGAGAAAGGGGGAGGTGGAAGCTGATAAAGATCGGATGATGAGAGAGTACAGGGCTCAGCTAGATGCTGAAAGGGCTGGCAAACTTGCTCATGGAAAAAACCACTCTAGCAGCAGATCCAGACGCAAAAAAG CAGATAAGGACAGAGATTTAAAGAAATGCAGCAGCAAGAAGCGAAAG CATTCAAGGCTATCTGATTATAGCTCTGGCTCGGATTCGGAAACTTCAAGCAGTGGTGATGATGAGAGGGAGTCAAAAAGATCTAAATCAAGGTTGAAGAGaaggaagaaagaaaaaaagcaTGTGTCGTCGAAATCCAAGCACTCAAGCAGCGAGAATGAAGACGCTGATGGCCCTTTACCACTTTCTAGATTTTTTGGGAACCACAAAAGCTGA
- the LOC140987787 gene encoding uncharacterized protein isoform X4, protein MPKQDKMATRSIYMCYSTFRFICSIIFNSRPEEEVRKGEVEADKDRMMREYRAQLDAERAGKLAHGKNHSSSRSRRKKDKDRDLKKCSSKKRKHSRLSDYSSGSDSETSSSGDDERESKRSKSRLKRRKKEKKHVSSKSKHSSSENEDADGPLPLSRFFGNHKS, encoded by the exons ATGCCCAAACAAGATAAGATGGCCACTAGATCTATTTATATGTGTTACTCAACCTTCCGATTCATCTGTTCCATTATCTTCAATTCAAGACCA GAAGAAGAAGTGAGAAAGGGGGAGGTGGAAGCTGATAAAGATCGGATGATGAGAGAGTACAGGGCTCAGCTAGATGCTGAAAGGGCTGGCAAACTTGCTCATGGAAAAAACCACTCTAGCAGCAGATCCAGACGCAAAAAAG ATAAGGACAGAGATTTAAAGAAATGCAGCAGCAAGAAGCGAAAG CATTCAAGGCTATCTGATTATAGCTCTGGCTCGGATTCGGAAACTTCAAGCAGTGGTGATGATGAGAGGGAGTCAAAAAGATCTAAATCAAGGTTGAAGAGaaggaagaaagaaaaaaagcaTGTGTCGTCGAAATCCAAGCACTCAAGCAGCGAGAATGAAGACGCTGATGGCCCTTTACCACTTTCTAGATTTTTTGGGAACCACAAAAGCTGA
- the LOC140988470 gene encoding polygalacturonase-1 non-catalytic subunit beta-like, with translation MGHSFTAFLALFPFLLYTTSAISKTFTPPFASDQIKFWSENVQNEMPKTILKKLTPLTQDDCKYYTNMLSNNVKFSADSDFCSIAKLACSSRLEGVLLEKRRNIYVDEYQENKGLDQKINEADVFSFFRLSILKNGNMVHLPNLEESLPDRAFLPSQIASKISLNIKEMARLFPGVTKETMEKTLFYCNAAAIKGEVRSCPKSLEEMINFSKSALGGKKLISLSSKSTQGSNTELVIKNFKKLNTDYKIVACHEVFLPFAAYFCHSFSSTNLYSVDLVEPKTRAPVITLLAICHMDTSPFPENHVVFRY, from the coding sequence ATGGGTCATTCCTTTACTGCTTTCCTTGCTCTGTTCCCTTTCCTGCTCTACACCACTTCGGCAATTTCAAAAACCTTCACTCCCCCTTTTGCTTCAGACCAAATCAAATTTTGGTCTGAAAATGTGCAAAACGAAATGCCAAAAACCATTCTCAAGAAACTCACACCTTTGACTCAAGATGACTGCAAATATTACACCAACATGTTATCCAACAACGTTAAATTCTCTGCAGACTCCGATTTCTGTTCGATCGCAAAACTAGCATGTAGCTCTAGGCTTGAAGGTGTCTTGctagaaaaaagaagaaatatataCGTAGATGAATATCAAGAAAATAAAGGTCTTGATCAAAAGATTAATGAAGCTGATGTATTTTCATTCTTCAGGCTTTCGATACTCAAGAATGGGAACATGGTTCACCTCCCAAACTTGGAGGAATCGCTTCCAGACCGTGCATTTCTCCCCTCTCAGATTGCATCTAAAATATCCTTGAACATCAAAGAGATGGCCAGATTATTCCCTGGAGTAACCAAAGAAACaatggaaaagactcttttttACTGCAACGCAGCCGCGATAAAGGGTGAAGTGAGAAGCTGCCCAAAATCTCTCGAGGAAATGATAAACTTCTCAAAGTCAGCTCTCGGTGGGAAAAAGTTAATATCCTTATCGTCCAAGAGCACCCAAGGATCAAATACTGAACTTGTGATCAAGAACTTCAAAAAGTTAAATACCGATTATAAAATCGTAGCCTGCCACGAGGTTTTTCTTCCCTTTGCAGCTTATTTCTGCCATTCTTTCTCCTCCACTAATTTGTATTCCGTGGATTTAGTTGAGCCTAAGACTAGAGCTCCGGTGATTACCCTTCTTGCTATATGTCACATGGATACTTCTCCATTTCCGGAGAATCACGTAGTCTTTAGATACTGA
- the LOC140988471 gene encoding uncharacterized protein: IAVDCPRTVPDVSFFQQVEIQKSLERIPYTWARRHPESGYVQGINDLVTPFIVVFLSEHLKGSVDTWSMTDLSPETMSNVEADCYWCLSKLLDSMHDHYTFAQPGIQLLVFKLKELVRRIDDRILAHISMKQEMVMCLQHLPTQKWSHVELEMVLPQAYMWHTMFNNSPSHLAG; the protein is encoded by the exons ATTGCCGTTGATTGTCCCAGGACAGTCCCTGATGTCTCTTTCTTTCAACAAGTAGAAATCCAAAAGTCGCTAGAGCGAATACCGTATAC GTGGGCTAGACGGCATCCTGAGAGTGGTTATGTGCAAGGAATTAATGATCTTGTTACACCTTTCATAGTTGTTTTTTTATCAGAACACTTGAAGGGTAGCGTTGATACTTGGTCAATGACTGATCTTTCTCCTGAAACAATGTCAAATGTAGAAGCTGATTGCTATTGGTGTTTATCAAAGCTTCTTGACAGTATGCATGACCATTACACTTTTGCGCAACCTGGAATTCAGCTACTTGTGTTCAAACTGAAGGAATTGGTTAGAAGGATTGATG ATCGTATTCTTGCCCATATTTCCATGAAACAGGAGATGGTGATGTGTCTTCAGCACCTTCCAACGCAAAAGTGGAGTCATGTGGAGCTAGAGATGGTGCTTCCTCAAGCTTATATGTGGCATACCATGTTCAACAACTCTCCAAGCCATCTAGCTGGTTGA